Proteins found in one Dehalococcoidia bacterium genomic segment:
- a CDS encoding FAD-binding protein, with protein MTIKIDLEKCTGCGSCEPACPFGLVEIENDKARINEGCNLCGACVEACPEEAIIIEVVVQEVSEGFSGVWVFAEQRDGRLKSVAYELLAEGRKLADKLGTEVCAVCLGHNVEGAEQLVTYGADRVYLADDPALADHQEDYYTRALVDLIRKHRPEILLAGATAMGRSFIPRVASILYTGLTADCTGLDIDPESKLLLQTRPTFGGNVMATIVCQARRPQMATVRPHVFKKGAPDENNQGEVIKVDFDREAITARTKLLDFVEDLSEKVKLDDADVIVSGGRGLGRPENFQIVKELADSLGAALGSSRPPVDEGWIPYSHQVGQTGKTVCPRLYIACGISGAVQHLAGMQTSDVIVAINEDPNAPIFEVATYGIVGDLFQVVPMLTDRLRKSRGLA; from the coding sequence TTGACAATCAAGATCGACCTTGAAAAATGTACCGGCTGTGGCTCGTGTGAGCCTGCCTGCCCCTTCGGCCTGGTCGAGATAGAGAACGATAAGGCGCGTATCAATGAAGGCTGCAACCTGTGCGGCGCCTGCGTGGAGGCCTGCCCCGAGGAAGCCATAATCATAGAGGTGGTGGTGCAGGAGGTCAGCGAGGGCTTCAGCGGGGTTTGGGTATTCGCCGAGCAGCGGGATGGCAGGCTGAAAAGCGTAGCTTACGAACTGCTTGCCGAGGGCAGAAAGCTTGCCGACAAGCTGGGGACGGAGGTATGCGCAGTATGCCTCGGCCATAACGTAGAAGGAGCAGAACAGCTTGTTACCTACGGCGCCGACAGGGTCTATCTGGCAGACGACCCCGCGCTGGCAGACCACCAGGAGGACTACTACACCCGGGCGCTAGTCGATCTGATCCGCAAGCACAGGCCGGAGATACTTCTCGCCGGTGCCACCGCGATGGGACGTTCCTTCATCCCCAGGGTTGCCTCTATCCTCTATACCGGGCTTACCGCCGACTGCACCGGCCTAGACATTGACCCCGAGAGCAAGCTCCTGCTGCAGACACGCCCCACCTTCGGCGGCAACGTCATGGCCACCATCGTGTGCCAGGCGAGAAGGCCGCAGATGGCTACCGTCCGCCCCCACGTGTTCAAGAAGGGAGCGCCTGACGAGAATAATCAAGGAGAGGTAATAAAGGTGGACTTCGACAGGGAAGCCATCACGGCAAGGACCAAACTTCTCGATTTCGTTGAGGATCTATCCGAGAAGGTCAAGCTGGATGATGCCGATGTCATTGTATCCGGCGGCCGCGGGCTGGGGAGGCCGGAGAACTTCCAGATCGTGAAGGAGCTGGCCGATTCCTTGGGGGCAGCGCTGGGTTCCTCACGTCCGCCTGTGGACGAGGGCTGGATTCCCTATTCACATCAGGTCGGGCAGACGGGGAAGACCGTATGCCCCAGGCTCTACATCGCCTGCGGCATCTCCGGGGCGGTCCAGCACCTGGCTGGCATGCAGACCTCCGATGTCATTGTCGCCATCAATGAAGACCCCAACGCGCCCATCTTCGAGGTAGCCACCTATGGAATCGTCGGAGACCTGTTCCAAGTAGTTCCCATGCTGACCGACAGATTAAGGAAGTCCCGGGGGCTGGCGTAG
- the tsaA gene encoding tRNA (N6-threonylcarbamoyladenosine(37)-N6)-methyltransferase TrmO, whose amino-acid sequence MTQIVLKPIGIVRSEVKEHKRGGWQEVTSEIVIDEEWTEHLDGLDEFSHIMVVFWMHLVPRENRPPTRIHPRGRADLPLVGLFATRAPSRPNPIGVSVVKLLRRHDNILTVAGLDAIDGTPVLDIKSYMTPVDKPEDIRMPDWVSKIRTQPRP is encoded by the coding sequence ATGACGCAGATAGTACTAAAGCCTATCGGGATAGTGCGCAGCGAGGTCAAGGAACACAAGAGGGGAGGCTGGCAGGAGGTGACCTCGGAGATCGTGATCGACGAGGAATGGACAGAGCACCTCGATGGCCTCGATGAATTTTCGCATATCATGGTGGTCTTCTGGATGCATCTGGTACCAAGAGAAAATCGACCTCCGACGAGAATCCATCCCAGGGGCCGCGCCGACCTGCCCCTGGTTGGCCTGTTCGCCACCCGTGCACCCTCTCGCCCCAATCCCATCGGCGTGAGCGTTGTGAAGCTGCTACGTCGACATGACAACATCCTCACGGTGGCTGGACTGGACGCCATCGACGGCACCCCCGTGCTCGACATCAAATCATACATGACTCCGGTCGATAAACCTGAGGACATAAGGATGCCGGATTGGGTATCGAAGATAAGGACACAGCCGCGGCCTTAA
- a CDS encoding endonuclease III domain-containing protein: MEDKDTAAALIDIYNRLFDRYGPQDWWPADGPFEVVVGAILTQSAAWTNVEQAISNLKGGNALTPEALHDLPVERLAFLIRPSGYFNAKALKLKSFVERLDRKYGGDLNRLFTLDTASLRQELLSIHGVGEETADSILLYAARRPSFVIDAYTKRIVSRLGLAPSKDSYGDFQALFAQNLPRDERLFNEYHALLVRHGKEVCRKTPDCPRCCLRTLCPY, translated from the coding sequence ATCGAAGATAAGGACACAGCCGCGGCCTTAATCGACATCTACAATCGCCTGTTTGACAGGTACGGCCCGCAGGATTGGTGGCCCGCCGATGGACCCTTCGAGGTGGTCGTGGGGGCGATCCTCACCCAGTCGGCAGCCTGGACCAATGTGGAGCAGGCTATCTCCAACCTGAAGGGGGGAAATGCCCTAACCCCGGAGGCGCTTCATGATCTCCCCGTAGAGAGGCTAGCATTCCTCATCCGACCCTCCGGCTACTTTAACGCCAAGGCTCTGAAGCTCAAATCGTTCGTCGAAAGGCTCGATCGTAAATACGGAGGCGACCTCAATAGGCTATTTACTCTCGATACCGCCTCGCTACGCCAGGAGCTTCTGTCCATTCACGGGGTGGGGGAGGAGACCGCGGACTCCATACTGCTCTACGCCGCCCGGCGGCCCAGCTTCGTTATCGACGCCTACACCAAGAGGATAGTGAGTCGCCTCGGCCTCGCCCCCTCAAAGGATAGCTACGGGGATTTCCAGGCGCTCTTTGCCCAAAACCTCCCCCGGGATGAGCGCCTGTTTAACGAATACCACGCCCTGCTGGTGCGCCACGGCAAGGAGGTCTGCCGAAAAACTCCAGACTGTCCCCGCTGCTGCCTTAGAACCCTCTGTCCCTATTAG
- the rsmG gene encoding 16S rRNA (guanine(527)-N(7))-methyltransferase RsmG: MLGRSNIIPIVERLVDGANRLGLSLNPEQVARFKLYYEELIRWNRRVNLTAIVDYEEVQLKHFLDSLTVALALEGVPSHVLDIGSGAGLPGVPLKILYPDIGLTLVDSVHKKAAFLHHLTGALGLEGVEVLAERAEHLAHDERYRQGFDVVLSRGVAKLSTLAELALPFCTPGGAFIAMKKGEIDDEVAAAARAIGMLGGQLREVKRVSLGELGEERALVVVDKLTPTPQRYPRRPGIPGKRPL; this comes from the coding sequence ATGCTCGGTCGGAGTAATATAATACCTATCGTGGAAAGGCTTGTAGACGGGGCCAATAGGCTGGGGCTCTCCCTCAACCCGGAACAGGTGGCGCGTTTTAAACTCTACTATGAAGAGCTTATCCGCTGGAACAGGAGGGTGAACCTCACTGCCATCGTGGACTACGAGGAGGTGCAGTTGAAGCACTTCCTCGACTCCCTCACCGTCGCACTTGCCCTTGAAGGGGTGCCTTCGCATGTACTCGATATAGGTAGCGGTGCCGGCCTCCCCGGAGTTCCGCTTAAAATCCTCTACCCTGATATAGGCCTGACACTGGTTGACTCCGTCCATAAGAAGGCTGCCTTTCTCCATCATCTCACCGGCGCGCTCGGTCTCGAGGGGGTGGAGGTCTTGGCCGAGCGCGCAGAGCACCTGGCTCATGATGAGAGGTACCGCCAGGGGTTCGATGTCGTGCTATCCCGGGGGGTGGCCAAGCTTTCCACGCTCGCTGAGCTGGCCCTGCCCTTTTGTACCCCGGGGGGCGCCTTTATCGCCATGAAGAAGGGGGAGATAGACGATGAGGTCGCGGCGGCAGCAAGAGCAATAGGCATGCTCGGGGGCCAGCTTAGGGAGGTCAAGCGGGTTAGCCTGGGTGAGCTTGGGGAGGAAAGGGCGCTGGTGGTCGTTGATAAGCTCACCCCCACCCCCCAGCGCTACCCTAGGCGTCCCGGCATCCCGGGGAAGCGCCCGTTGTAA